The Papaver somniferum cultivar HN1 chromosome 3, ASM357369v1, whole genome shotgun sequence genome includes a region encoding these proteins:
- the LOC113358010 gene encoding probable serine/threonine-protein kinase PBL7, whose amino-acid sequence MTRFWCFPRVAPIDGESSDREDDTVGKKPLDWKTRMKIAKGVAKALQYLHDQKDPPVLFGDLKASSILLDENFNPKLFDFSFAKLGPTWDNSKGSRMVIGKVGYCAPEYGSTGILTKQYDIFSFGVVLLELISGRKAIQENLVKNRSIVYWTRPYISDSMKFKEIVDPSMEGCYPENELAQALAVAEMCVQEDAKKRPPIADVVAKLPRVQADGEALG is encoded by the exons ATGACTAGGTTTTGGTGTTTCCCCCGTGTTGCACCGATTGATGGCGAATCTTCAGACAGAGAAGACGATACAG TCGGCAAGAAGCCTCTAGATTGGAAGACTAGGATGAAGATAGCAAAGGGTGTTGCCAAGGCTTTACAATATTTGCATGATCAAAAGGATCCTCCTGTACTCTTTGGAGACCTCAAAGCATCTAGTATTTTACTTGATGAAAATTTTAATCCAAAGCTGTTCGATTTCAGTTTTGCAAAACTTGGTCCTACTTGGGATAACTCCAAGGGTTCTAGAATGGTGATTGGAAAAGTAGGCTATTGTGCTCCAGAGTACGGTTCGACCGGCATACTCACTAAGCAATATGACATCTTTAGTTTTGGGGTTGTTTTGCTTGAGTTGATCTCTGGGCGGAAGGCAATTCAAGAAAACTTGGTTAAGAACCGCAGTATTGTCTATTGG ACACGGCCATATATTAGTGACAGTATGAAGTTCAAAGAGATTGTTGACCCATCCATGGAAGGGTGCTATCCAGAAAATGAACTTGCTCAAGCTCTTGCTGTTGCTGAAATGTGTGTACAGGAAGATGCTAAGAAAAGACCTCCTATAGCAGATGTTGTGGCTAAGCTTCCTCGTGTACAAGCTGATGGAGAAGCATTGGGATAA